In Sedimentibacter sp. MB31-C6, one genomic interval encodes:
- the cas5b gene encoding type I-B CRISPR-associated protein Cas5b, producing MEILKFNLSGETAFFKKPDVNTYYYFTYGNIHRIALLGIIGAMLGLNGYAFQDETDDYPEFYEKLKDIKISILPNNEKGLISKKIQIFNNAVGYANKDGGILNVREQWLEKPNWTIYIQIHEGSLFNDIKERLLNMRFEYIPYLGKNDHYANIKNVEIIEKDNIQIVQKTKIKKIDSLFLKSDFNIAKFDLNMLFDKDFDESAKWKYEEYLPVELDKTSNQYIKKPFIHTNMKVEPNSDKKIYNVKEKYLQFI from the coding sequence ATGGAAATATTAAAATTTAATTTAAGCGGTGAAACAGCATTCTTTAAAAAACCTGACGTAAACACTTATTATTACTTTACGTATGGAAATATCCATAGGATAGCTTTATTAGGAATAATTGGTGCAATGTTAGGTCTTAATGGCTATGCTTTTCAAGACGAAACTGATGATTATCCTGAGTTTTATGAAAAACTAAAAGATATAAAGATATCTATTTTACCAAACAATGAAAAGGGATTAATATCAAAAAAGATTCAAATTTTTAACAATGCTGTTGGATATGCTAACAAAGATGGTGGCATTCTTAACGTAAGAGAACAATGGCTTGAAAAACCAAATTGGACGATATATATACAAATACATGAAGGTTCATTATTTAACGATATAAAAGAAAGACTTTTAAATATGAGGTTTGAATATATACCATACTTAGGTAAAAATGATCATTATGCGAATATAAAGAATGTTGAGATTATTGAAAAAGACAACATACAAATAGTACAGAAAACTAAAATTAAAAAAATAGACAGCTTATTTTTAAAGTCTGATTTCAACATAGCAAAATTTGATTTAAATATGTTATTTGATAAGGACTTTGATGAAAGTGCAAAGTGGAAGTATGAAGAATATCTGCCAGTAGAACTTGATAAAACGAGTAATCAATATATTAAAAAGCCTTTCATTCACACCAATATGAAAGTAGAGCCAAATTCAGACAAAAAAATTTATAATGTTAAAGAAAAATATTTGCAATTCATTTAA
- a CDS encoding CRISPR-associated endoribonuclease Cas6, whose product MKVYELKLKAYLMEDISAVKSSETIAALIDKSFIHSEEMKKFHKERKFKFYTFNSFYPLEKDKIYKAGKIYTVLIRTVDDRLVKYFETYLANEYTDKIKALTVQTKVLPYRHIHKIYSVTPCVVKFDGYWKGKYTISEYENRLRTNLIKKYQEFFGEKLDENFELFNHIQFENDKPIAIPIKNIKLLGDKLSLQVADNKTAQMLSYFALGTGLSELNSRGYGYTNYKFI is encoded by the coding sequence ATGAAAGTATACGAATTAAAGTTAAAAGCTTATTTAATGGAAGACATTTCAGCAGTTAAATCGTCTGAAACCATTGCGGCATTAATTGATAAAAGTTTTATTCATTCAGAAGAAATGAAAAAATTCCATAAAGAAAGAAAATTTAAATTTTACACATTTAATTCATTTTATCCTCTTGAGAAAGATAAAATATATAAGGCTGGTAAAATATATACTGTCTTAATAAGAACAGTAGATGACAGATTAGTTAAGTATTTTGAAACATATCTTGCAAACGAATACACCGATAAAATTAAAGCCTTAACCGTTCAAACAAAAGTTTTACCTTACAGACATATTCATAAAATATATAGTGTTACCCCTTGTGTTGTGAAATTTGATGGCTATTGGAAGGGGAAATATACTATTTCTGAATATGAAAACCGTTTAAGGACAAATTTAATTAAAAAATATCAAGAATTCTTTGGTGAAAAATTAGATGAAAATTTTGAATTATTTAATCATATTCAATTTGAAAATGATAAACCAATTGCAATTCCAATAAAAAATATCAAATTGTTAGGGGATAAATTATCATTACAAGTTGCAGATAATAAAACTGCACAGATGCTTAGTTATTTTGCATTAGGCACAGGATTATCTGAACTGAATTCAAGAGGCTACGGATATACGAATTATAAATTTATATAA
- the pgeF gene encoding peptidoglycan editing factor PgeF: MFKLNKIDDFNYVTFPSLEKYDDLFHCFTTRLGGVSQGCFSSLNLGLNVGDDRENVTKNYEILTKNLNLNKNSFIKTFQTHTNNIKYVTKSDTINVLDEAKYKDIDGLITDNKGIVLMSFHADCTPIYLYDPIKKVIGMVHAGWRGTVDNITGLIVEKFIKDFNSNPEDIQSVIGPSLGQCCFEVDEDVAEIFLSKDIKYKEFMIKKGIKYYFDLWEINKHIMIKKGLREENIEISELCTKCHNDLFFSHRGQQGKRGLMAGLIMMK; the protein is encoded by the coding sequence ATGTTCAAATTAAATAAAATAGACGATTTCAATTACGTAACATTTCCATCACTAGAAAAGTATGATGACTTATTTCATTGCTTTACAACAAGACTAGGAGGAGTTAGCCAAGGCTGCTTTTCCTCATTGAACCTTGGTCTAAACGTAGGAGACGATAGAGAAAATGTAACAAAAAACTATGAGATACTCACAAAAAATCTAAATTTAAATAAAAATAGTTTTATTAAAACCTTTCAGACTCATACAAATAATATTAAATATGTAACTAAAAGTGATACTATTAATGTCCTTGACGAAGCGAAATATAAAGATATAGATGGACTTATAACCGATAATAAAGGCATCGTATTAATGTCTTTTCATGCGGATTGTACCCCAATATATCTTTATGATCCAATTAAAAAGGTAATAGGTATGGTTCATGCAGGATGGAGAGGTACAGTAGATAATATAACAGGTTTAATAGTTGAAAAATTTATCAAAGATTTTAATTCAAATCCCGAGGACATACAATCAGTAATTGGACCATCATTAGGTCAATGTTGTTTTGAAGTTGATGAAGATGTAGCGGAAATTTTTCTTTCAAAAGATATAAAGTACAAAGAATTTATGATTAAAAAAGGTATAAAGTATTATTTTGATTTGTGGGAAATAAATAAGCATATAATGATAAAAAAAGGTTTAAGAGAAGAAAATATAGAGATTTCTGAACTATGTACTAAGTGTCATAATGATTTATTTTTCTCTCATAGAGGTCAACAGGGTAAACGAGGATTAATGGCAGGTCTAATTATGATGAAATAA
- the cas1b gene encoding type I-B CRISPR-associated endonuclease Cas1b — protein sequence MPRNTKYLITMGELKRKDNSLSFVNEKGNNYIPIENVREIYCMNEISINTKLLDFLGRAGVIVHFFNYYNLYSGTFYPKDYLISGKLLIKQVDKFNNNRLVVAKAFVKSIAMNIHEVLYHYYRHGKSELKDYLDWIKNDAIILIEKSRRVEELLFVEGEIWKKFYSYFKLFLHEDFWMNSRVRRPPDNPINALISFGNSMIYTKTITEIFNTHLNPSISYLHSPSEGRFSLALDISESFKPVIVFKTIFELTNRKMLKANEHFDKKLNYCVLNEKGRNIFVQAFEERLNDTFMHPKLKRKISYKTAIRLDCYKLIKYIVEDKNFEPFNLKELL from the coding sequence GTGCCAAGAAATACAAAGTATTTAATTACTATGGGAGAATTAAAACGTAAGGATAATTCTCTTTCTTTTGTAAATGAAAAAGGTAATAATTATATTCCAATAGAAAATGTTAGAGAAATATATTGTATGAATGAAATATCTATCAACACTAAATTACTAGATTTTCTTGGAAGGGCTGGTGTTATAGTGCACTTTTTCAATTATTATAACCTTTATTCGGGTACCTTTTATCCAAAAGATTATTTAATTAGTGGTAAATTACTTATTAAGCAAGTTGATAAATTTAATAATAATAGGTTAGTAGTTGCAAAAGCTTTTGTTAAGTCTATAGCAATGAATATTCATGAGGTTTTATATCATTATTATCGTCATGGTAAAAGTGAACTAAAAGATTATTTAGATTGGATAAAAAATGATGCTATAATACTAATAGAAAAATCGAGAAGAGTTGAGGAGCTATTATTTGTTGAAGGTGAAATATGGAAGAAATTTTATTCTTATTTCAAACTATTTCTACATGAAGATTTTTGGATGAATAGCAGAGTAAGAAGACCTCCTGATAATCCAATTAATGCATTAATATCTTTTGGTAATTCTATGATATATACGAAGACAATAACTGAGATATTTAATACGCATTTAAACCCTTCTATTAGCTATTTACATAGCCCATCAGAAGGAAGGTTCTCATTAGCCTTAGATATAAGTGAAAGTTTTAAGCCAGTAATTGTTTTTAAAACTATATTTGAATTAACAAACAGAAAGATGTTGAAAGCTAATGAGCACTTTGATAAAAAGTTAAATTATTGTGTCCTAAATGAAAAAGGGAGAAATATTTTTGTACAAGCTTTTGAAGAAAGATTAAATGATACATTTATGCATCCAAAATTAAAGAGGAAAATTTCATACAAAACAGCAATAAGGTTAGATTGTTATAAATTAATAAAATATATTGTTGAGGATAAAAATTTTGAACCTTTTAATTTAAAGGAGTTGTTGTAA
- the cas2 gene encoding CRISPR-associated endonuclease Cas2 has protein sequence MSSKSYNFNYAFVMYDVNEKRVHKIFKICKKYFAHHQNSIFRGEITPSNLIKLKNEIKGIINPNEDYFTIIKFIGKGNFAEEELGKIKNSESIFL, from the coding sequence ATGTCTAGTAAAAGTTATAACTTTAATTATGCATTCGTAATGTATGATGTGAATGAAAAGAGAGTACATAAGATTTTTAAAATTTGTAAAAAGTATTTTGCTCATCACCAAAATTCGATTTTTAGAGGAGAAATAACTCCATCAAATTTAATAAAACTAAAAAACGAAATTAAAGGAATAATAAATCCTAATGAAGATTATTTTACAATAATTAAATTTATTGGAAAAGGAAACTTTGCTGAAGAGGAACTTGGAAAAATAAAAAATAGTGAAAGTATTTTTCTTTAA
- a CDS encoding RluA family pseudouridine synthase, with translation MELNIIYEDKHILCLVKPQGVPSQSDKTNDEDLMSVTINYLKTKNENPYLGLIQRLDRPVGGVIVYSKNPFANKELSRQVQQRETHKEYFAVVCSNPEEKTGLLQDYLKKLKTINMSKVTTKDDKVGKLATLEYRVIDTVVTEEYGPLTLMKIKLLTGRHHQIRVQLSNANMPIWGDNKYNKVFVKKKEFTNIALWSYKFGFKHPKTKLYVEYTSKPNLYPFTLFNYS, from the coding sequence ATGGAATTAAATATTATATATGAAGATAAACATATATTATGCCTAGTAAAACCTCAAGGAGTACCTTCCCAAAGCGATAAAACAAATGACGAAGACTTAATGTCAGTAACTATAAATTATTTAAAAACAAAAAATGAAAATCCATATTTAGGTCTAATTCAGAGGCTTGATAGACCTGTTGGTGGAGTCATAGTATATTCAAAAAATCCATTTGCAAATAAAGAACTTTCAAGGCAAGTTCAACAAAGAGAAACACATAAAGAATACTTTGCAGTTGTGTGTAGTAACCCAGAAGAGAAAACTGGTTTGTTACAGGATTATTTGAAAAAATTAAAAACTATTAATATGTCTAAAGTAACAACAAAAGATGATAAAGTAGGTAAACTAGCCACGCTCGAATATAGAGTTATAGATACGGTTGTTACAGAAGAATATGGACCTCTTACTTTAATGAAAATAAAATTATTAACAGGCAGACATCATCAAATAAGAGTTCAGCTATCAAATGCAAACATGCCTATTTGGGGGGACAATAAATATAATAAAGTGTTTGTAAAGAAAAAAGAATTCACAAATATTGCACTTTGGTCATACAAATTCGGATTTAAGCATCCAAAAACAAAACTATATGTAGAATATACATCTAAGCCAAACCTCTACCCCTTTACCCTATTTAATTATTCATAA
- the cas4 gene encoding CRISPR-associated protein Cas4, which produces MNLNGTLINYYFHCKRQCYLHANRLNFENDSEDVYIGKILHEIKDQSEESEVSIDNIKIDKLTSEYIIEFKKSDADVEASKWQLLYYLKVLKDKKIYRKGKLVFDEKNKQNKKTIILELNEEHEELLQDLIKNINILINEEKPPDVGKSKKCKKCAYYEYCFI; this is translated from the coding sequence ATGAATTTGAATGGAACGTTAATAAATTATTATTTTCATTGCAAGAGGCAATGTTATTTACATGCTAATAGATTAAATTTTGAAAATGATAGTGAAGATGTATATATCGGTAAAATATTACATGAAATTAAAGACCAAAGTGAAGAAAGCGAAGTTTCAATCGACAATATTAAAATAGATAAATTAACATCGGAATATATTATTGAATTTAAAAAATCTGATGCTGATGTAGAAGCTAGTAAATGGCAGCTTCTCTATTATCTAAAGGTATTGAAGGATAAAAAAATATATAGAAAAGGTAAATTAGTATTTGATGAAAAAAATAAACAAAATAAGAAAACAATCATACTAGAATTAAATGAAGAACATGAAGAATTATTACAAGACTTAATAAAAAATATTAATATTTTAATAAATGAAGAAAAACCCCCTGATGTAGGAAAATCTAAAAAATGCAAGAAATGTGCTTATTATGAGTATTGCTTTATATAA
- a CDS encoding HD domain-containing protein yields the protein MITFEDIKNNKEIQTYIKKADESLVELGFTEHSFAHVEKVANQARDLLKKLDYDQRTSELASIAGYMHDIGNVVNRVDHAQSGAIMAFRILDKMGMDVSEIATVISAIGNHDEATAVPVNAVAAALILADKSDVRRSRVRNQDISNFDIHDRVNYSVESSSLILDKKSMYIVIDLKIDTTTFTIMDYFEIFLGRMLLCRRAAEFLKLRFKLVINGVELL from the coding sequence ATGATAACATTTGAAGATATAAAGAATAATAAAGAAATACAAACATATATAAAAAAAGCTGATGAATCACTAGTAGAATTAGGTTTTACAGAGCATTCTTTTGCACATGTAGAGAAGGTAGCAAATCAAGCAAGAGATTTGTTAAAAAAACTTGATTATGACCAAAGAACATCAGAACTTGCTAGTATTGCAGGGTATATGCACGATATAGGAAATGTTGTAAACAGAGTGGATCACGCTCAAAGTGGTGCAATTATGGCATTTCGTATTTTAGACAAAATGGGTATGGATGTATCAGAAATAGCAACTGTCATATCAGCTATTGGCAATCACGATGAAGCTACAGCAGTTCCAGTAAATGCAGTAGCTGCAGCTTTGATTCTAGCAGACAAAAGTGATGTAAGACGTTCTAGAGTAAGAAATCAAGATATTTCAAATTTTGACATACATGACAGAGTAAATTACTCAGTTGAATCATCAAGTCTTATATTAGATAAGAAAAGTATGTATATCGTAATAGACTTAAAGATTGATACTACTACATTTACGATAATGGACTATTTTGAAATATTTCTAGGAAGAATGCTTTTATGCAGAAGAGCAGCAGAATTTTTAAAGTTAAGGTTTAAGTTAGTTATTAATGGGGTAGAGTTGTTGTAA
- a CDS encoding type I-B CRISPR-associated protein Cas8b/Csh1 — MIADILQAFLNMYRESGDELITDNHKLDDGTYVLISNDGAIKYENILEVNKKNYDEVSSEKFVVMDYLSKLLEMNKPIDNSKTIHSNNYYSFWIKKDKIEEKLNNDIIDGYYNNLLNPKKTELYSIIEKEIGLPDGAKIKKYKAWIKDNIFNIIKKYGFKDDKNYIKIFFEASIEEYDRENKRYMLPNIYNSKDYNIKINDIIYGMPNNNIGLNPKKPYLDNKNRKITTPYLISQDEVLLQKKLFDYLYNLANKGYTNIYVDKKIKPVGNTELLDENFCGYFLRLKKGKEVEIHDFDNISFYTPLLKNFKLKQVISVDSINNTNKGTLSYGKVYKFKELQEYINTLFFSKFLVGNFFTDAKDIKLNDSIIKEELIKSRTAYFNWFYKGYENSVKPLFKESSLRIIKNSVNKGYDFKALEQLNLRESILEYFGGDSKMAERLDVAYEGLRQKAGKKEISSIISDDEYYFAVGQVVYYLLSQSQSTKRQQSLINPIINSNNYEILLQRIKGLYKKYNYKIEFSSLKFSNLYGMILRYIPKDKRVNDDVLLAGFLCKNIIYEKEGGK; from the coding sequence TTGATTGCAGATATATTGCAAGCGTTTTTAAACATGTATCGTGAATCAGGAGATGAACTAATAACAGATAACCATAAATTAGATGATGGGACATATGTGCTTATTAGTAATGATGGAGCTATAAAGTACGAAAATATTTTGGAAGTTAATAAAAAAAATTATGATGAAGTCAGTAGTGAGAAATTTGTTGTTATGGATTATCTTAGTAAACTATTGGAAATGAATAAGCCTATTGATAATAGCAAAACAATCCATAGTAATAACTATTATTCATTTTGGATTAAGAAAGATAAAATAGAAGAAAAATTGAACAATGACATAATAGATGGTTATTATAATAATCTATTGAATCCAAAAAAAACAGAACTATATTCTATTATTGAAAAAGAAATAGGTTTACCAGATGGAGCTAAAATAAAAAAGTATAAAGCATGGATAAAGGATAATATATTTAATATAATAAAAAAATATGGTTTTAAAGATGATAAGAACTATATTAAAATATTTTTTGAAGCAAGTATTGAAGAATATGATAGAGAAAACAAAAGATACATGCTTCCTAATATTTACAACTCCAAAGATTATAATATAAAAATTAATGATATTATATATGGTATGCCAAATAATAATATAGGTTTAAATCCTAAAAAGCCATATTTAGATAATAAAAACAGAAAAATAACGACGCCTTATTTAATTTCTCAAGATGAGGTATTACTTCAAAAAAAACTTTTTGATTATCTTTATAATTTAGCTAATAAAGGTTATACAAATATTTATGTAGACAAGAAAATAAAACCTGTAGGAAACACAGAATTATTAGATGAAAATTTTTGTGGGTATTTTTTAAGATTAAAAAAGGGAAAAGAAGTAGAAATACATGATTTTGACAACATTTCTTTTTACACACCATTATTAAAAAACTTCAAACTTAAGCAAGTTATTTCAGTCGACTCTATTAATAACACAAATAAAGGAACTTTATCATATGGTAAAGTTTATAAATTTAAAGAATTACAAGAATATATAAATACTTTATTTTTCAGTAAATTTTTAGTTGGTAATTTTTTTACAGATGCTAAGGATATAAAATTGAATGATAGTATTATTAAAGAAGAGCTTATTAAAAGTAGGACTGCTTATTTCAATTGGTTTTATAAGGGATATGAAAATTCTGTAAAACCATTATTTAAAGAAAGTTCACTAAGAATAATAAAAAATTCTGTTAATAAGGGTTATGATTTCAAGGCATTAGAACAATTAAATTTGAGAGAATCTATTTTAGAATATTTTGGAGGTGACAGTAAGATGGCTGAAAGGTTAGATGTAGCATATGAAGGGTTGCGTCAAAAAGCAGGAAAAAAAGAGATAAGTTCAATTATAAGTGATGATGAATATTATTTTGCAGTAGGACAAGTTGTTTATTATTTATTGTCTCAAAGTCAATCAACAAAAAGACAACAATCATTGATTAATCCAATTATTAATAGCAACAATTATGAAATTCTTTTACAAAGAATAAAGGGGTTATATAAAAAATACAATTACAAAATAGAATTTTCGTCATTGAAATTTAGTAATCTTTATGGAATGATTTTAAGGTATATACCAAAAGATAAAAGAGTAAATGATGATGTATTGTTAGCAGGTTTTTTATGTAAAAATATAATTTATGAAAAAGAAGGAGGAAAGTAG
- a CDS encoding type I CRISPR-associated protein Cas7, which yields MDKRVYGVLGIKSIMSNWNADFTGYPKSISTGEVFGSDKAFKYPIKKMWDNQGENVLYIKSYKIDESEKQGTVIRPKSLSERYEQIFNEKVLKDKKDKKDNKKVLENLFKAIDVKNFGATFAEEGNNISITGAVQITQGFNKYDGHNVEEQQILSPFRNSKNKKDKVTKEEQEDNSSTLGSKIVSNEAHYFYGFSINPLVYKEYEDLGATDGYSEEDYNKFKYASLVAATSFNTNSKVGCENELGIFIETEKDLYLPDMTQFVEFIKGKNISTVKLNFKNLINDLKDKIKSIEIYYNPYTTEIEGKIEGAKYFNIFTKKGI from the coding sequence ATGGATAAAAGAGTATATGGAGTACTTGGGATAAAATCAATTATGTCAAATTGGAATGCTGATTTTACAGGATATCCAAAATCTATTTCTACAGGAGAAGTGTTTGGTAGTGATAAGGCGTTTAAATATCCCATTAAAAAAATGTGGGATAATCAAGGTGAAAATGTATTATATATTAAATCGTATAAAATTGATGAATCTGAAAAGCAGGGGACTGTAATTAGGCCTAAATCATTAAGTGAAAGATATGAGCAGATATTTAATGAAAAGGTATTAAAAGATAAAAAAGATAAAAAGGATAATAAAAAAGTTTTGGAAAACTTATTTAAAGCAATTGATGTAAAGAACTTTGGAGCAACCTTTGCTGAAGAAGGTAACAATATATCAATAACAGGTGCTGTACAAATAACTCAGGGTTTTAATAAATATGATGGACATAATGTAGAAGAGCAGCAGATTTTATCACCATTTAGAAATTCTAAAAATAAAAAGGATAAAGTGACAAAAGAAGAACAAGAAGATAATTCATCAACTTTAGGAAGTAAAATAGTTAGCAATGAAGCTCACTATTTTTATGGATTTTCAATCAATCCATTGGTTTATAAAGAGTATGAAGATCTTGGGGCTACTGATGGATATAGTGAAGAAGATTATAATAAGTTTAAATATGCATCACTTGTTGCAGCTACGTCTTTTAATACAAATTCAAAAGTTGGATGTGAAAATGAATTGGGTATATTTATCGAAACTGAAAAGGATTTATATTTACCAGACATGACACAGTTCGTTGAATTTATAAAAGGAAAAAACATATCGACTGTTAAACTTAATTTTAAAAATTTAATAAACGATTTAAAAGATAAGATAAAATCAATAGAAATATATTATAATCCTTATACCACAGAGATAGAAGGTAAAATAGAAGGGGCAAAATATTTTAATATATTTACTAAAAAAGGTATTTAA
- the cas3 gene encoding CRISPR-associated helicase Cas3' — translation MYFDNVVLFDYKSNIANRDKLYAHVDKDNKELLENHMNLCMYYLDKIIKEKNLDLIFGNIEQNLFKGSILPARYFYRELLYNAVYCHDLGKSNPDFQTLRLSNNDFKTSEKRNSKHSLTSSVIYFNYYAIKLWNLKNEINDDHFLLLFSFLVINSYAISKHHGYLDEIIKYIKDLKDVLKDDEKPEYINYLNDNFITIQRMTNCINLLDIVNDLGKKEKWISVIMYLYTRVVFSMIVTCDFYATSQFQNNKEVDDFGTIDDIKKYIKIFKETKVNKKIEKARALGIDNVYNKYDINKLRTEMFLESEENLLDNLDNDIYFLEAPTGSGKTNMAINLSLKLINKNINLNKIFYVFPFNTLVEQTKRSLIDTFDDSKEIKESIAVINSITAIKTYEDEATGKFVESGYNRNIDYERSLLSRQFLHYPINITTHVKFFNILFGTDKESVFPLLHMANSVVVLDEIQSYKNSIWKEFIILLKAYSKLLNIKIIIMSATLPDLSILSNDKDKFCKLISNRDRYYYNPLFKNRVELDYSLLSLDGIDEIEDKLIETIIDEYNRSKINSTLEGKIVVEFISKRRALDFYNKFKIVAEEYSLNAEILLMTGYDSRFNRNKIVEKVKVHKNIILIATQVIEAGVDIDMDTGFKNISILDSEEQFLGRINRSCKKEGCKAYFFNLDDSSNIYKGDVRNLKEITLINDEIRDILKNKKFDIYYDIVIKKIEENKDKKTEKSIESFRNEMLSQFKFNEIEKIMKLIDEKSKFTLFLNTEIVLEDGNILIGINIWNEYCSILLNKELSYAERRVKLSEISEKMDYFTYEVNDISFSYNDRIGDLIYIEDGERYLEDGKFNVNLLKQTKNFEMI, via the coding sequence ATGTACTTTGATAATGTTGTGCTGTTTGATTATAAAAGTAACATTGCTAATAGGGATAAATTATATGCACATGTGGATAAAGATAATAAAGAGTTGTTAGAAAATCATATGAATCTATGCATGTATTATTTAGATAAGATTATAAAAGAGAAAAATTTAGACTTAATATTTGGAAATATTGAACAAAACTTATTTAAAGGCTCTATTTTACCTGCAAGATATTTTTATAGAGAACTTCTTTATAATGCTGTGTATTGCCATGATCTTGGAAAGAGTAATCCAGATTTTCAAACGCTAAGGTTGTCTAATAATGATTTCAAAACATCAGAAAAACGGAATTCAAAACATTCTCTTACTTCATCAGTTATTTATTTTAATTATTATGCTATAAAACTATGGAATTTAAAGAATGAAATTAATGATGACCATTTTTTACTTTTGTTTTCATTCTTAGTTATAAACAGTTATGCAATCAGCAAACATCATGGATATTTAGATGAAATTATTAAGTATATAAAAGATTTAAAAGACGTATTAAAAGATGATGAAAAGCCTGAATATATTAATTATTTAAATGATAACTTTATAACAATTCAAAGAATGACAAATTGCATTAATCTTTTAGATATAGTTAATGATTTGGGAAAAAAAGAAAAGTGGATTTCTGTAATCATGTACTTATATACGAGAGTCGTTTTTTCAATGATAGTGACTTGTGATTTCTATGCTACATCTCAATTTCAAAATAATAAAGAAGTTGATGATTTTGGTACTATTGATGATATAAAAAAATATATAAAGATATTTAAAGAAACAAAAGTAAATAAAAAAATCGAAAAAGCTAGGGCATTAGGTATAGACAATGTCTATAATAAATATGATATCAATAAGCTTAGAACAGAAATGTTTTTGGAAAGTGAAGAAAATTTGTTGGATAATCTGGATAATGATATATACTTTTTAGAAGCGCCAACTGGCAGCGGTAAAACCAATATGGCAATTAATTTATCATTAAAATTAATTAATAAAAATATAAATTTAAATAAAATATTTTATGTTTTTCCTTTTAACACTCTAGTAGAACAAACAAAACGTTCTCTGATTGACACATTTGATGATTCTAAAGAAATAAAAGAGAGTATTGCGGTTATAAATTCTATAACGGCTATTAAAACATATGAAGATGAAGCTACTGGCAAATTTGTTGAATCAGGATATAATCGAAATATAGATTATGAAAGGTCCCTTTTATCAAGGCAGTTCTTGCATTACCCTATTAATATAACAACTCATGTTAAATTTTTCAACATACTGTTTGGTACTGATAAGGAATCAGTTTTTCCTTTGCTACACATGGCAAACAGTGTAGTAGTATTAGATGAAATACAAAGTTATAAAAATAGCATTTGGAAAGAATTTATAATTTTATTAAAAGCATATTCTAAACTATTAAATATTAAAATAATTATAATGTCTGCAACCTTACCTGATCTATCTATCTTAAGTAACGATAAGGATAAATTTTGTAAATTAATTAGCAATAGAGATAGATATTACTATAATCCACTATTTAAAAATAGGGTTGAATTAGATTATTCTTTATTATCATTGGATGGCATAGATGAAATAGAGGATAAATTGATAGAAACAATAATTGACGAGTATAATAGGTCGAAAATTAATTCAACTTTAGAAGGTAAAATAGTGGTTGAGTTTATAAGTAAAAGAAGAGCTCTTGATTTTTACAATAAATTTAAAATAGTTGCGGAAGAATACTCACTTAATGCAGAAATATTGCTTATGACTGGTTACGATAGTAGATTTAATAGAAATAAAATTGTTGAAAAAGTAAAAGTTCATAAAAATATTATTTTAATTGCTACACAAGTAATTGAAGCAGGCGTTGATATAGATATGGACACTGGATTTAAGAACATATCGATTTTAGATAGTGAGGAACAATTTTTAGGAAGAATTAACAGGTCATGCAAAAAAGAAGGTTGCAAGGCATATTTTTTCAATTTAGACGATTCATCTAATATATATAAGGGTGATGTTAGGAATTTAAAAGAAATTACTTTGATTAATGATGAAATTAGAGATATCTTAAAAAATAAGAAATTTGACATTTATTATGATATTGTTATTAAAAAGATAGAAGAAAATAAAGATAAGAAAACAGAAAAAAGTATAGAAAGCTTTAGAAATGAGATGCTTAGTCAATTTAAATTTAATGAAATCGAAAAAATAATGAAATTAATTGATGAAAAGAGCAAGTTTACTTTATTTTTAAACACTGAAATAGTACTTGAAGATGGAAATATTCTAATAGGGATAAATATATGGAATGAGTATTGTAGTATCTTATTAAATAAAGAGCTATCTTACGCAGAAAGAAGAGTAAAACTATCAGAAATTTCGGAAAAAATGGATTACTTTACTTATGAAGTAAATGATATATCTTTTTCATATAATGATAGAATAGGTGATTTAATTTATATAGAGGATGGAGAAAGATATTTGGAGGATGGGAAATTTAATGTAAATTTGCTTAAACAAACAAAAAACTTTGAGATGATTTAA